In Flavobacterium sp. N3904, one DNA window encodes the following:
- a CDS encoding YihY/virulence factor BrkB family protein yields MLNKDFLSKSWFLLKITTLEFIDDNAIKLSAALAYYTIFALPPLLIIIITICGFFFGEEAVTGQLYGQINSLVGSDAAIQIQGAIKNVELSGNNVFVTIFGVTMLLIGASGVFAEIQSSINYIWGLRAKPNKGFKKFIQNRLMSFSMIVSLGFLMIVSLLVNVILDIANSRLKLYFPESTIYLFYVINSVIVFSIITLLFAIIFRTLPDGIIKWRDACLGASCTAILFMIGKFAIGYYLGNSTIASIYGAAGSVIIILVWVYYSSIILYFGAEFTKVYAKTYGGKIFPNEYSVEIKKEIFEIDKS; encoded by the coding sequence ATGCTAAACAAGGACTTTTTGTCTAAATCTTGGTTTTTGCTCAAAATTACAACTTTAGAATTTATCGATGATAATGCTATAAAACTGAGCGCAGCCTTGGCTTATTATACTATTTTTGCTTTACCACCACTTTTAATCATTATTATCACAATATGTGGTTTTTTCTTTGGTGAAGAAGCAGTAACAGGACAACTTTATGGGCAAATTAATTCCTTGGTTGGTAGCGATGCCGCCATTCAGATTCAAGGTGCTATAAAAAATGTTGAACTTTCTGGAAATAATGTTTTTGTCACTATATTTGGTGTAACTATGTTATTAATTGGTGCTTCAGGAGTTTTTGCGGAGATTCAAAGTTCTATCAATTATATTTGGGGTTTACGAGCAAAACCCAATAAAGGATTTAAAAAGTTCATTCAAAACCGATTGATGTCTTTTTCGATGATTGTTTCATTAGGTTTTTTGATGATAGTAAGCTTATTGGTCAATGTCATATTGGATATAGCAAATTCTAGGTTAAAATTATATTTTCCAGAAAGTACGATTTACTTATTTTATGTTATTAACTCGGTAATTGTGTTTTCTATAATCACATTATTATTTGCAATTATTTTCAGAACATTGCCGGATGGGATTATAAAGTGGCGGGATGCTTGTCTTGGAGCTTCTTGTACAGCAATACTGTTTATGATAGGAAAATTTGCCATTGGTTATTATTTGGGGAATTCTACGATTGCTTCAATATATGGTGCTGCAGGATCGGTAATAATTATTTTGGTTTGGGTGTATTATTCGTCTATAATTCTTTACTTTGGAGCCGAATTTACCAAAGTGTATGCAAAAACGTATGGAGGTAAAATTTTTCCAAACGAATACTCGGTTGAAATTAAAAAAGAAATTTTTGAAATAGATAAATCCTAA
- the ychF gene encoding redox-regulated ATPase YchF: MKAGIVGLPNVGKSTLFNCLSNAKAQSANFPFCTIEPNIGVVNVPDPRIEKLELLVKPERVQMATVDIVDIAGLVKGASKGEGLGNQFLGNIRECNAIIHVLRCFDNDNIVHVDGNVNPIRDKETIDIELQLKDLENVEKRLEKVNRAAKTGNKEAQTEKALLDRIRETLLQAKSARTIIPQNNDEEVLLEGFQLITAKPVLYVCNVDENSAVTGNKYVDQVRELVKDEDAEVIVLSVGAEADITELESYEERQVFLEDMGLTEPGASVLIRTAYKLLKQQTYFTCGVKEVRAWTINIGATAPQAAGVIHTDFEKGFIRAEVISYEDFVHYGSEAKCKEAGKFKVEGKEYIVKDGDVMHFRFNV, translated from the coding sequence ATGAAAGCAGGAATTGTAGGGTTACCAAATGTTGGAAAATCAACATTATTCAATTGTTTATCGAATGCAAAAGCGCAAAGTGCCAACTTTCCTTTTTGTACAATCGAACCTAATATTGGTGTAGTAAATGTACCCGATCCAAGAATTGAAAAATTAGAATTGTTGGTCAAACCAGAACGAGTTCAGATGGCGACGGTTGATATCGTTGATATCGCCGGATTGGTAAAAGGTGCTAGCAAAGGTGAAGGTTTAGGGAATCAATTTTTAGGAAACATTAGAGAGTGTAACGCTATCATTCACGTATTGCGTTGTTTTGATAATGATAATATTGTTCACGTTGACGGAAATGTAAATCCTATTCGTGACAAAGAAACCATTGATATCGAATTGCAATTGAAAGATCTTGAAAATGTAGAAAAACGTTTGGAAAAGGTAAATCGTGCTGCCAAAACCGGTAACAAAGAAGCACAAACCGAGAAAGCGCTTTTAGATAGAATCAGAGAAACACTGTTGCAGGCAAAATCAGCCAGAACCATAATTCCTCAAAATAATGACGAGGAAGTATTGTTGGAAGGTTTTCAATTGATTACAGCAAAACCGGTATTGTACGTTTGTAATGTGGATGAGAATTCTGCAGTTACCGGAAATAAATATGTAGATCAGGTTCGCGAATTGGTAAAAGATGAAGATGCTGAAGTTATCGTTCTTTCTGTTGGAGCCGAAGCAGATATTACCGAATTAGAAAGTTACGAAGAGCGTCAAGTTTTTCTTGAAGATATGGGACTTACTGAGCCAGGAGCATCAGTTTTGATTCGTACCGCTTACAAATTATTGAAGCAACAAACTTATTTTACCTGCGGTGTCAAAGAAGTTCGTGCTTGGACCATAAATATCGGAGCGACAGCACCACAAGCAGCAGGAGTTATTCATACCGATTTTGAAAAAGGTTTCATCCGCGCCGAAGTGATTTCGTATGAAGATTTCGTTCACTACGGATCAGAAGCAAAATGTAAAGAGGCTGGAAAATTCAAAGTAGAAGGAAAAGAATATATCGTAAAAGACGGAGACGTGATGCACTTTAGATTTAATGTATAG
- a CDS encoding class I SAM-dependent DNA methyltransferase translates to MANLFKGKMAAIFDAMYQTFIDYDEEYEFYNRLIQENNCNSILEIGSGTGNLAKRFQENNHNYIGLDYSLSMIAIAQERNKDSHFIHGDMREFELETAVDAILITGRSTSYLINNEDINNTFTSLYKNLNDNGVIIFDFIDANRFIPFIKKNENIIHEASYEGVNYIRESHWDTTPLENFMLEWSAQYYTLVNGEKEIILDDLSTVRVFTLNEIELFLYLNNFEIIKTIDRKTYAYDTYVIVARKKLT, encoded by the coding sequence ATGGCAAATTTGTTTAAAGGAAAAATGGCAGCCATTTTTGATGCCATGTACCAAACCTTCATCGATTATGATGAAGAATATGAGTTCTATAATAGATTAATTCAAGAAAACAATTGCAATTCCATACTCGAAATAGGCAGTGGCACTGGTAATCTAGCCAAACGCTTTCAGGAAAACAATCACAATTATATTGGTCTGGATTATAGTCTAAGTATGATTGCCATAGCTCAGGAAAGAAATAAAGACAGCCACTTTATTCACGGTGATATGCGCGAATTCGAACTTGAAACTGCTGTCGATGCCATTTTGATTACTGGCCGTTCTACCAGCTATCTGATTAATAATGAAGACATAAACAACACTTTTACCTCACTTTATAAAAATTTAAACGATAATGGTGTCATTATTTTTGATTTCATAGATGCCAACCGTTTTATTCCTTTTATCAAAAAGAATGAAAACATAATACACGAAGCTTCATACGAAGGCGTAAATTATATTAGAGAAAGTCATTGGGACACAACTCCTTTAGAAAATTTTATGCTCGAATGGAGTGCCCAATACTACACATTAGTAAATGGTGAAAAGGAAATTATTTTAGATGATCTCTCGACTGTTCGCGTATTTACTTTAAATGAAATTGAATTGTTTTTGTATTTAAATAATTTCGAAATCATCAAAACTATTGATCGAAAAACCTATGCTTATGATACCTATGTAATTGTAGCAAGAAAAAAATTGACATAA
- a CDS encoding 4Fe-4S dicluster domain-containing protein: MAIIITDECINCGACEPECPNTAIYEGADDWRYKDGTKLKGKVILPDGSEVDSEAAQTPISDEVYYIVPGKCTECKGFHDEPQCAAVCPVDCCIPDDNHVESEETLLNRQAFLHNE, from the coding sequence ATGGCAATTATAATAACCGATGAATGCATTAATTGTGGGGCTTGCGAACCTGAGTGCCCAAATACAGCAATATATGAAGGAGCTGATGATTGGAGATATAAAGACGGAACAAAACTAAAGGGGAAAGTAATTTTGCCAGATGGTAGTGAAGTAGATTCTGAGGCTGCCCAAACACCAATTTCAGACGAAGTATATTATATTGTTCCAGGGAAATGTACAGAGTGTAAAGGATTTCATGATGAGCCACAATGTGCTGCCGTATGTCCTGTAGATTGTTGTATACCAGATGATAATCATGTTGAATCTGAAGAGACTTTATTGAACAGACAAGCTTTTTTGCATAACGAATAG
- a CDS encoding acyl-CoA reductase — protein sequence MTLDTKKSAFVKLGQFLAQFKEGNCTKDETVFGNDVFFEKFIALIQLSQSHNGWYTPEQVYFSIQSWAEALTDENLSKWLSNYDFSEVKPKKVALILAGNIPLVGFHDFLSVLITGHDVLVKTSSNDQHLLPFLANYLIACEPEFKNKITFVEGKLENFDAVIATGSNNTARYFEYYFKEKPSIIRKNRNSIAVLNGKESKEQLTALGEDIFRYFGLGCRNVSKLFVPKGYSFEPFFEAIFEYQDVIHYEKYANNYDYNKAVFLMSNFKLLDNGFLTLKEDSSHASPITSVFYEFYDDINDLQNRLDSESEQIQCIVSNNLVKNSIPFGQSQLPKLWDYADNIDTISFLLIR from the coding sequence ATGACATTAGATACAAAAAAAAGCGCATTTGTTAAATTAGGGCAATTCCTGGCCCAGTTCAAAGAAGGGAACTGCACAAAGGATGAAACGGTATTTGGAAATGATGTGTTTTTTGAAAAATTTATCGCTTTAATTCAGCTTTCTCAGTCGCATAATGGTTGGTACACTCCAGAACAAGTCTATTTTTCTATTCAATCTTGGGCAGAAGCATTGACCGATGAAAATTTGTCCAAATGGCTTTCTAACTATGATTTTAGCGAAGTGAAACCAAAAAAAGTAGCTTTAATATTGGCCGGAAATATTCCGCTTGTTGGCTTTCATGATTTCTTATCGGTTTTGATTACGGGACATGATGTCCTGGTAAAAACATCTTCCAATGACCAACATCTTTTGCCATTCTTAGCCAATTATCTTATTGCTTGTGAGCCTGAATTCAAAAATAAAATCACATTTGTAGAAGGAAAATTAGAAAATTTTGATGCCGTTATTGCAACAGGAAGCAACAATACTGCGCGCTATTTTGAATATTATTTTAAAGAGAAACCTTCCATTATAAGAAAAAACAGAAATTCGATTGCCGTATTGAATGGAAAAGAATCCAAAGAACAATTAACTGCATTAGGTGAAGATATCTTTAGGTATTTTGGTTTAGGATGTCGAAATGTTTCCAAACTTTTTGTTCCGAAAGGCTATTCCTTTGAACCCTTTTTTGAAGCAATTTTTGAATACCAGGATGTGATTCATTACGAGAAATATGCCAATAATTACGATTACAATAAAGCCGTTTTTTTAATGAGTAATTTCAAATTGTTGGACAATGGTTTCCTGACTTTAAAAGAAGATTCAAGTCACGCCTCTCCAATTACCAGTGTATTTTATGAATTTTACGACGATATAAACGATTTACAAAATCGATTGGATTCAGAAAGCGAGCAAATTCAATGCATTGTAAGCAATAATCTTGTAAAAAACAGTATTCCTTTTGGACAATCACAATTGCCTAAATTATGGGATTACGCTGATAATATTGATACTATATCGTTTTTGTTAATAAGATAG
- the serC gene encoding 3-phosphoserine/phosphohydroxythreonine transaminase, with translation MKKHNYSAGPCILPQEVFEKSAQAILNFNDSGLSLLEISHRSKDFVAVMEEARALVLELLDLKGKGYQVLFLGGGASLEFLMVPYNILKEGGKAAYLDTGTWASAAIKEAQTFGNTVVVASSKEQNYNHIPKGYAIPNDADYFHCTSNNTIFGTQMKEFPSTNIPVVCDMSSDIFSRKLDFSKFDIIYAGAQKNMGPAGTTLVVIKEEVLGKTGRTIPSMLDYAKHIKAESMYNTPPVFPVYASLLTLQWLKNLGGIEAIEKINDTKAALLYNEIDRNPLFRGTAAVEDRSNMNATFLLNDESHTAKFDELWKAAGISGLPGHRSVGGYRASMYNALPLESVQVLVDVMKALEKEI, from the coding sequence ATGAAAAAACACAACTACAGCGCAGGACCATGTATTTTACCACAAGAAGTTTTCGAAAAATCAGCACAAGCCATTTTAAATTTTAACGATTCCGGCTTATCGCTTTTAGAAATTTCACATCGTAGTAAAGATTTTGTTGCTGTAATGGAAGAGGCCAGAGCATTGGTTTTAGAACTTTTAGATCTAAAAGGAAAAGGATATCAAGTCTTATTTTTAGGAGGTGGTGCCAGCTTAGAATTTTTAATGGTTCCTTATAATATTCTAAAAGAAGGTGGAAAAGCCGCCTACTTAGATACAGGTACTTGGGCGTCTGCAGCTATAAAAGAAGCACAAACGTTTGGCAACACAGTGGTTGTTGCTTCATCAAAAGAACAAAACTACAATCATATTCCAAAAGGATATGCTATACCTAATGATGCAGATTATTTTCACTGCACGAGCAACAATACTATTTTTGGAACTCAAATGAAAGAGTTTCCTTCAACAAATATACCTGTTGTATGCGATATGAGTTCAGATATTTTTTCTAGAAAATTGGACTTTTCAAAATTCGATATTATTTATGCTGGTGCTCAAAAAAATATGGGGCCAGCCGGTACAACTTTGGTAGTTATCAAAGAGGAAGTTCTTGGTAAAACAGGACGCACAATACCTAGTATGTTGGATTATGCCAAACATATCAAAGCAGAAAGCATGTACAACACACCTCCTGTTTTCCCCGTTTACGCATCACTATTGACCTTACAATGGTTGAAAAACTTAGGCGGAATTGAGGCTATCGAAAAAATAAATGATACCAAAGCAGCTTTGCTTTATAACGAAATTGACAGAAACCCATTATTCAGAGGAACGGCAGCCGTTGAAGACCGTTCTAATATGAATGCAACCTTTTTATTGAATGATGAATCACATACTGCCAAATTTGACGAATTATGGAAAGCAGCCGGGATTTCTGGACTGCCGGGACATCGTTCTGTTGGCGGTTACAGAGCATCAATGTACAATGCACTTCCATTAGAAAGCGTGCAAGTACTTGTTGATGTGATGAAAGCTTTGGAAAAAGAGATTTAA
- a CDS encoding D-2-hydroxyacid dehydrogenase: MKILANDGISKSGINALEKAGFEVITTKVAQEQVANFVNKNDISVILVRSATKVRKDIIDACPSLKIIGRGGVGMDNIDVDYAKSKGIHIINTPASSSESVAELVFAHLFSGVRFLHDSNRNMPLEGDTNFNGLKKAYADGLELRGKTLGIIGMGRIGKATAKIAIGLGMKVIYSDTHIPKKDIKISFFDGQTITISIHSQSLESLFKEADFISLHVPAQDGYVIGKKELDLMKDGVGIVNCARGGAIDEVALIKALDNGKVLFAGLDVYENEPNPEITILMNPKISLTPHIGAATIEAQDRIGIELAHQIISLFNKSLVN, from the coding sequence ATGAAAATATTAGCAAACGACGGAATTTCAAAAAGTGGTATTAATGCTTTAGAAAAAGCCGGTTTTGAAGTTATAACTACAAAAGTAGCACAGGAACAAGTAGCTAATTTTGTAAACAAAAATGACATAAGCGTTATATTGGTTCGTAGCGCCACAAAAGTTCGCAAAGATATAATTGATGCTTGCCCAAGCCTCAAAATCATTGGTCGCGGCGGAGTAGGAATGGACAATATTGATGTAGACTATGCTAAAAGCAAAGGAATTCATATTATAAATACCCCAGCTTCCTCATCAGAATCTGTGGCCGAATTGGTTTTTGCCCATTTATTTAGTGGAGTACGATTTTTGCATGATTCCAATAGAAATATGCCCCTTGAAGGTGATACCAACTTTAACGGTTTGAAAAAAGCGTATGCGGATGGTCTTGAGTTAAGAGGAAAAACTCTTGGAATTATCGGCATGGGCCGAATTGGAAAAGCTACCGCAAAAATAGCAATCGGACTCGGAATGAAAGTTATTTATAGTGATACCCATATCCCCAAGAAAGATATAAAAATTTCTTTTTTTGACGGACAAACGATCACCATATCAATTCATTCCCAATCCTTAGAATCTTTATTTAAAGAAGCAGATTTCATTTCGCTACACGTTCCAGCGCAAGACGGTTATGTCATTGGTAAAAAAGAATTGGACTTGATGAAAGACGGTGTAGGAATTGTAAACTGTGCTCGCGGTGGAGCTATCGATGAAGTTGCATTAATAAAAGCATTGGATAATGGAAAAGTTTTATTCGCCGGATTAGATGTTTATGAAAATGAACCAAATCCAGAAATAACTATTTTAATGAATCCGAAAATTTCATTGACACCACATATTGGCGCTGCTACTATAGAAGCACAAGATAGAATAGGCATTGAGCTTGCACATCAAATAATTAGTTTATTTAACAAATCACTAGTCAACTAA
- a CDS encoding DUF937 domain-containing protein: protein MFEQLTQLVQQFGQEAVVNNNAIPNENNEAVMEEAGNSIFSSLQKMASDGGVEKLAGLLQGNNAQNPSNPAVQQITEQLTGSLGEKFGLNSTAAAGVANSMIPKILGGLVNKTNDPNDSFQLTDLIGAISGGGAQTSGIMDTISKYGTQFGLDQNADGKLDLNDAIAVSKSSGGISGFLGKLFGK, encoded by the coding sequence ATGTTTGAGCAATTAACACAATTAGTGCAACAATTTGGACAAGAAGCAGTTGTAAACAACAATGCAATTCCAAATGAAAATAATGAAGCGGTAATGGAAGAAGCGGGAAATTCTATTTTTTCCAGTTTGCAAAAAATGGCTTCCGACGGAGGTGTCGAGAAACTGGCTGGACTACTGCAAGGTAACAACGCTCAAAATCCTTCGAACCCAGCGGTTCAACAAATCACCGAGCAACTTACTGGAAGTTTGGGAGAAAAATTTGGTTTAAACAGTACTGCAGCAGCTGGAGTAGCCAATAGTATGATTCCTAAAATTCTAGGAGGATTAGTAAACAAAACCAATGATCCCAATGACAGTTTTCAATTAACAGATTTAATTGGAGCTATTTCGGGAGGCGGTGCCCAAACTTCCGGAATCATGGATACAATTTCAAAATACGGAACACAGTTTGGGTTAGACCAAAACGCAGATGGAAAATTAGATTTGAATGATGCTATAGCAGTATCCAAAAGTAGTGGTGGTATAAGTGGTTTTTTAGGGAAACTATTTGGAAAGTAA
- a CDS encoding hybrid sensor histidine kinase/response regulator, with protein MKKVESKKSNPKIILLVIAMNVFAIVLLIAFLFYVQNIKRIIYTNFNTQFQDEITRMIDLESKQIITAMESDASWNDFVDYTKTKDKNWFFEMYSNPKTYKSDYIGVYGIDNKIIDHSNDSKIKVPDFIPEKALLFLKKVKKARFYLKTNDGLVEVFGATITGASDSKKLKPAGYFILARLIDNQLKQSVEKITNSKISFSTNPSLQKKQEYQLYFNADLKDYQGKFITRINFERPFGLFIKTIFNTLFGMLFVVLVFFTIGIIYTKKWVYNPIKSITKALETGDKKSIETLKNTEGDFKNIGQLFEESSRQKKELVNAKLKAEESDKLKSSFLANLSHEIRTPMNAIVGFTDLLLHTEVPKEEQQEYLSVIDKSGKNLISIIDDLIEMSKIESQKIIPNYTAVNIETCIHDLYESIQIAIKKTKKIDFKIIETKNPARHPIKTDEVKLKQIIVNLVTNAIKFTEKGSVSFGYEIDELNKAIKFSVKDTGFGIEEKNQKYIFDRFRRVGGDQSIKAGGLGLGLAISKAYVEMLNGTIELDSKLNQGSVFTFTIPLEYIKTKKITVQSINQIKAHKGAEEGTILIAEDDNINFLLFQKIMKTKNFKIIRAENGQVAVDICLSNPNIDLVLMDIKMPIMDGYEAFDKIHPIRPNLPIIAQTAFSSNEDKEKIYKVGFNNYITKPINREKLFEIIDEIYKNKKTNRLEF; from the coding sequence ATGAAAAAAGTAGAATCCAAAAAATCAAATCCAAAAATAATATTGCTTGTGATAGCAATGAATGTTTTTGCGATAGTTTTATTAATCGCTTTTTTATTTTATGTCCAAAATATAAAAAGAATAATCTATACCAATTTTAATACTCAATTTCAAGATGAAATAACTCGTATGATAGATCTTGAATCCAAACAGATTATTACTGCAATGGAAAGCGATGCCAGTTGGAATGATTTTGTGGATTATACTAAAACTAAAGATAAAAATTGGTTTTTTGAAATGTACTCAAATCCTAAAACTTACAAATCAGATTACATTGGAGTCTATGGTATTGACAACAAAATCATTGATCATTCTAATGATTCTAAAATAAAAGTTCCTGATTTTATTCCCGAAAAAGCATTACTCTTTTTAAAAAAGGTAAAAAAAGCCCGGTTTTATTTAAAAACCAACGATGGATTAGTTGAAGTTTTTGGTGCTACAATAACTGGCGCAAGCGACAGTAAAAAATTAAAACCAGCTGGTTACTTTATTTTGGCCCGATTAATTGATAATCAATTAAAACAAAGTGTAGAAAAAATAACCAATTCAAAGATTTCATTTTCTACAAATCCAAGCCTACAAAAAAAACAGGAGTATCAACTTTATTTCAATGCAGATTTAAAAGATTACCAAGGAAAATTCATCACCCGTATAAATTTCGAAAGACCTTTTGGACTATTTATTAAAACCATTTTTAATACTCTATTTGGGATGCTTTTTGTTGTATTAGTATTTTTTACAATAGGAATAATCTACACAAAAAAATGGGTATACAACCCAATAAAATCTATTACTAAAGCCTTAGAAACTGGAGATAAAAAATCTATTGAGACATTAAAAAACACTGAAGGTGATTTTAAAAATATTGGTCAACTTTTCGAAGAAAGTTCTAGACAAAAAAAAGAGCTTGTAAATGCTAAATTAAAAGCCGAAGAAAGCGATAAGCTGAAATCCTCATTTTTAGCCAATTTATCACATGAGATACGAACTCCTATGAATGCCATTGTTGGTTTTACCGATTTATTATTGCATACTGAAGTTCCCAAAGAAGAACAACAGGAATATCTTAGCGTAATTGACAAAAGCGGAAAAAATTTAATTTCGATTATTGATGATCTAATTGAAATGTCAAAAATTGAATCCCAAAAAATTATTCCCAATTACACCGCAGTTAATATAGAAACGTGCATTCATGATTTATATGAAAGCATACAAATAGCTATTAAAAAAACAAAAAAAATAGATTTCAAGATAATCGAAACTAAGAATCCCGCACGACATCCTATAAAAACGGATGAAGTTAAACTGAAACAAATAATAGTAAACCTGGTTACCAATGCAATCAAATTTACAGAGAAAGGTTCTGTCTCATTCGGTTATGAGATTGATGAACTAAACAAAGCAATCAAATTTAGTGTCAAAGACACCGGATTTGGTATAGAAGAAAAAAATCAGAAATACATATTTGACCGCTTTAGAAGAGTTGGTGGTGACCAATCTATAAAAGCAGGAGGTTTGGGATTGGGTCTAGCTATATCAAAAGCGTATGTCGAAATGCTAAATGGTACAATAGAACTAGACTCAAAATTGAATCAAGGGTCAGTTTTTACTTTTACGATTCCTTTAGAATATATAAAAACTAAAAAAATAACAGTTCAATCCATAAATCAAATCAAGGCTCACAAAGGAGCTGAAGAAGGTACAATTTTGATTGCCGAAGATGATAATATTAATTTTTTGCTATTTCAAAAAATCATGAAAACAAAAAATTTTAAAATAATTCGTGCAGAAAATGGTCAAGTGGCGGTAGATATTTGTTTAAGTAATCCAAATATTGATTTAGTTCTTATGGACATAAAAATGCCCATTATGGACGGCTATGAAGCTTTTGACAAAATACACCCAATAAGGCCTAATCTTCCTATAATAGCACAAACTGCATTTTCATCTAATGAGGATAAAGAGAAAATTTACAAAGTTGGATTCAATAATTACATTACAAAACCCATCAATCGAGAAAAATTGTTTGAAATTATTGACGAAATTTATAAAAACAAAAAAACTAACCGTCTTGAATTCTAA